Proteins from a single region of Candidatus Obscuribacterales bacterium:
- a CDS encoding type II toxin-antitoxin system VapC family toxin, whose amino-acid sequence MTVVVPDACVLIKWVVNESDQIAQLKAGSILQAAIKDELQLKVPSLWLFEVGNTLGRQLPKHAAILIEKLVRFGLDEPLWTTDWLNQTLSISSKYKVTFYDASYHALAITEGGTFVTADLEYARKTKSLGSVIYLNDWQD is encoded by the coding sequence ATGACTGTCGTCGTTCCAGACGCGTGCGTATTGATTAAGTGGGTCGTAAACGAGTCAGATCAGATTGCACAGTTAAAAGCAGGTTCTATTCTGCAGGCAGCAATCAAGGACGAGTTGCAACTCAAAGTACCATCATTGTGGTTATTCGAAGTTGGTAATACCCTCGGGCGACAACTACCCAAACACGCTGCCATTCTAATTGAAAAGCTCGTGCGCTTTGGACTGGATGAGCCTTTGTGGACAACAGATTGGCTTAATCAGACTCTATCAATTAGCTCCAAGTACAAAGTCACCTTCTACGATGCTTCGTACCATGCGCTAGCTATAACAGAAGGTGGCACATTCGTAACAGCGGATCTTGAATATGCCCGCAAGACTAAAAGCTTAGGGTCGGTAATTTATCTAAATGATTGGCAAGACTAG
- a CDS encoding flavin reductase family protein, translating into MTNSTINQGDKQAIGKAIGRIASGVYVATMNHNGHKDGILLSWVSQAAFEPPMLTVVIKKERTHVMDAMAVGKTFTLNVLSKKNMDMFKNFAKPFAEGMDRFEGLEVVSNPEAGPILAKCVAFMNLIIRSTTDAGDHVVLLGEVTNGGILNEDEPLVHLRNNGFQY; encoded by the coding sequence ATGACAAATTCAACTATTAACCAAGGTGACAAACAGGCAATCGGCAAAGCCATTGGGCGTATTGCGTCAGGCGTCTACGTTGCCACAATGAATCACAACGGACACAAAGACGGCATCTTGCTTTCTTGGGTGTCGCAAGCCGCTTTTGAGCCGCCAATGCTCACTGTTGTTATTAAAAAAGAGCGCACGCACGTAATGGATGCGATGGCTGTTGGAAAGACTTTTACACTGAACGTCTTGTCCAAGAAAAACATGGACATGTTCAAGAATTTCGCTAAGCCATTTGCTGAAGGCATGGATCGCTTCGAAGGACTGGAAGTGGTATCAAATCCTGAGGCTGGACCAATTCTAGCGAAATGCGTAGCATTCATGAATCTAATAATACGCAGTACAACAGATGCAGGCGATCACGTTGTACTTCTAGGTGAAGTAACAAACGGTGGCATTCTGAATGAAGACGAGCCACTAGTACATTTGCGCAATAACGGCTTTCAGTACTAA
- a CDS encoding tetratricopeptide repeat protein, whose protein sequence is MDDYNKSIKLNPKYTHFYSNRGYTFGQMGQYQKAIEDFNKTIQLDNSDSIAYNCRGYTLTQMGQHEKAIQDFDKAI, encoded by the coding sequence ATGGACGACTACAATAAGTCCATCAAGCTAAATCCGAAATACACTCACTTTTATAGTAATCGCGGGTACACCTTCGGTCAGATGGGACAATACCAAAAGGCGATTGAAGATTTTAACAAGACCATCCAACTCGATAATTCCGACTCGATTGCATACAATTGCCGTGGCTACACTTTGACACAGATGGGACAGCACGAGAAGGCGATTCAAGACTTCGACAAGGCGATATGA
- the sucD gene encoding succinate--CoA ligase subunit alpha, with the protein MILVNKETKVIVQGATGKMGATHTKRMLDYGTKVVAGVTPGKGGETIHGVPVYDTVAEAVRATGADCSVSFVPPYLALDGGCEAIDAGVGLVCVITEGIPPNDTAKLVAEAKRKGIQLVGPNCPGIISPGASLIGILPGNIFKPGKIGMISRSGTLTYEIALALSENGQGQSTCVGIGGDPVKGMGNLELLSMFNDDPGTELIVLIGEIGGTAEEEAAAYIKKNIRKPVVAYIAGQTAPPGKRMGHAGAVIEGGKGTAESKMKAFKEVGIEVAVTPIEVVELVNKAAKQLVSK; encoded by the coding sequence ATGATTTTAGTTAACAAAGAAACCAAAGTTATCGTGCAAGGCGCCACCGGAAAGATGGGCGCAACTCATACCAAACGTATGCTCGATTACGGAACCAAAGTCGTTGCCGGTGTTACACCAGGCAAAGGCGGAGAAACAATTCATGGCGTGCCTGTTTATGACACGGTTGCTGAAGCAGTAAGAGCAACAGGTGCCGATTGCTCAGTCAGCTTTGTGCCACCATACTTGGCACTCGATGGCGGCTGCGAAGCAATTGATGCAGGCGTCGGTCTTGTTTGTGTGATTACCGAAGGTATTCCACCAAATGACACAGCTAAATTGGTTGCTGAAGCTAAGCGCAAAGGCATTCAACTAGTTGGACCGAACTGCCCTGGAATTATTTCCCCAGGAGCAAGCCTTATTGGTATTTTGCCAGGCAATATTTTCAAGCCAGGAAAAATCGGCATGATTAGCCGTAGCGGCACATTGACCTACGAAATTGCTTTGGCTTTGAGCGAAAACGGTCAGGGTCAATCAACTTGCGTAGGCATTGGTGGCGACCCTGTTAAAGGCATGGGCAATCTTGAACTGCTAAGCATGTTCAATGATGATCCAGGCACCGAGCTAATTGTTCTAATCGGTGAAATTGGCGGTACGGCTGAAGAGGAAGCTGCTGCCTACATCAAGAAGAACATCCGCAAGCCGGTCGTTGCCTACATCGCCGGACAAACCGCACCTCCAGGAAAGCGCATGGGTCACGCCGGTGCCGTCATTGAAGGTGGTAAGGGCACAGCTGAGTCCAAGATGAAAGCCTTCAAGGAAGTGGGCATCGAAGTAGCCGTCACTCCGATTGAAGTCGTTGAGCTGGTCAACAAGGCTGCCAAGCAGTTGGTCAGCAAGTAA
- a CDS encoding patatin-like phospholipase family protein gives MTDDKKKTNKEIKKPKTALVLPGGGGRGAYQVGVAKAFKEQGIEFDMAFGTSIGALNASLIAQDAIPRLELLWTSLRPKDIFRLPSAMQLGTMIVGQALGLLDTSPLEQLLLRELDLQKLKASKTKVGFVTTDLCSLRTRFITIDDIMSTNELVDALMATSAVPMAFPPRHLHGKGLWVDGGLVRNTPLQAAIDAGAQEIFMVLLHPETIDACPTNLFQVLVRCLDILLDASARKEIELANLYNRLIEEGASEAEGMHKVNIHVVQPRKPVNTTLLEIDPERSRFLVKQGYEDAMEQLVTIYQNGQRVPAV, from the coding sequence ATGACCGACGACAAGAAAAAGACGAACAAGGAAATCAAAAAGCCAAAGACCGCATTGGTCCTTCCAGGTGGTGGCGGCCGCGGCGCCTACCAAGTCGGCGTAGCCAAAGCATTTAAAGAACAAGGCATTGAATTCGACATGGCGTTCGGCACCAGTATCGGCGCCCTCAATGCTTCGCTTATCGCACAGGATGCAATTCCACGCCTAGAACTTCTCTGGACTTCTCTGCGTCCAAAAGACATTTTCCGTTTGCCGTCTGCAATGCAATTGGGAACAATGATCGTCGGACAAGCTTTAGGACTACTCGATACATCACCACTCGAGCAACTTTTGTTGCGCGAATTGGATCTGCAGAAACTAAAAGCCAGCAAAACAAAAGTTGGTTTCGTCACAACAGATCTCTGTAGTCTTCGCACAAGATTCATTACCATCGATGACATCATGTCGACAAACGAACTTGTAGATGCCTTGATGGCAACATCTGCTGTACCAATGGCATTTCCACCCAGACACTTGCACGGCAAAGGTCTATGGGTAGATGGCGGCTTAGTACGCAACACGCCACTACAAGCAGCAATTGACGCAGGCGCCCAAGAAATTTTCATGGTTCTTCTGCACCCTGAAACAATTGATGCATGTCCTACAAACTTATTCCAAGTATTAGTACGCTGTCTCGATATTTTGCTTGATGCATCCGCACGCAAAGAAATTGAACTAGCCAATCTATACAACAGACTAATCGAAGAAGGCGCGTCTGAAGCTGAGGGTATGCACAAAGTAAACATCCACGTCGTGCAACCACGTAAACCAGTGAACACAACATTGCTGGAAATAGATCCCGAACGCTCTCGCTTCCTCGTCAAGCAAGGCTACGAAGACGCGATGGAACAATTAGTCACCATCTATCAAAATGGACAACGAGTACCCGCAGTTTAG
- a CDS encoding tetratricopeptide repeat protein: MNTRKGLLKNQIVLLTSVIVFAAGPTAAADSNSLTEQGNQLIKQHEFNRAINCLNQAIQLNPNNAEAYAYRADAQIGLVNSEQALKDANQSLRLNPKSAHAYVARSSAYIVDGQYKKAIEDNTKALAIDPKFAPAYILRGWYYFEHRNYQLSIESYTKAIELKPEYSRPFAIRGKVYNAMGQYQKAIEDCTRALQLDPKCDVSYFIRAKAYTSLKQHQKAADDLAQAEASNPKDPWIYMNRGLYFEERGQHREAIADFTKAIELKPGYGLGYNNRGWCFAQL; encoded by the coding sequence ATGAATACCCGTAAAGGTCTTCTCAAAAATCAAATTGTCCTCCTTACCTCCGTCATTGTCTTTGCTGCCGGTCCGACCGCAGCGGCCGATAGCAACAGTTTGACCGAGCAGGGAAATCAGCTAATAAAGCAACACGAATTCAATAGGGCAATCAATTGTCTCAACCAGGCAATACAGCTAAATCCAAACAACGCAGAAGCATATGCATATCGGGCCGATGCACAGATTGGATTAGTCAATTCAGAGCAAGCTCTGAAGGATGCCAATCAATCACTTCGCCTGAACCCGAAATCAGCGCATGCTTATGTTGCACGTAGCTCCGCTTACATTGTCGATGGTCAATACAAAAAGGCTATTGAAGACAATACTAAGGCATTGGCGATTGATCCAAAATTTGCCCCTGCATATATCTTGCGCGGTTGGTACTATTTCGAACACCGAAATTATCAACTCAGCATTGAATCATATACCAAAGCAATTGAACTAAAGCCTGAATATTCCCGCCCTTTCGCCATTCGAGGAAAGGTGTACAACGCTATGGGGCAATATCAAAAAGCAATTGAGGATTGCACAAGAGCTTTACAGCTCGATCCAAAATGTGATGTGTCCTATTTCATTCGCGCCAAGGCATACACTTCTCTCAAACAACATCAAAAGGCAGCGGACGATCTTGCTCAAGCAGAAGCATCCAATCCAAAAGACCCATGGATTTATATGAACCGCGGACTTTATTTTGAAGAACGAGGGCAACACAGAGAGGCTATTGCGGATTTCACCAAAGCTATAGAACTCAAACCAGGCTACGGACTCGGTTACAACAATCGCGGCTGGTGTTTTGCACAGCTCTGA